A portion of the Haliaeetus albicilla chromosome 5, bHalAlb1.1, whole genome shotgun sequence genome contains these proteins:
- the LOC138685313 gene encoding inositol 1,4,5-trisphosphate receptor-interacting protein-like 1 produces the protein MAARQFFGLVVQSIIRNALQELEQSGFAWGALLFAALEQWQFPAVARVLLLLFGLCWWLRKRSRQPASSSKEAAKEEEEVNSCVAVDVGRISLKRLLDLPESFMMVDKMVDELLHMCQTLSRNSFMPRLKPAVVLRSALEGWSLCKDDAAYNLLVPLNPPRGHSFHLELGNRGESPARNSRLRVELECTCTREQLVEDMLCFLHHPEEKLRKNQSPSLLGTLCTGPYLDMEKTTRWFQFLVKASWKLLPQSRHHRLTVLPSRRSCKLRLTNASNSPLLIVMTFVVQQDGLDTLLSVE, from the coding sequence ATGGCTGCCAGACAATTCTTCGGCCTGGTTGTGCAAAGCATCATCCGGAAtgctctgcaggagctggagcagagcggCTTTGCCTGGGGAGCCCTGCTCTTTGCTGCCTTGGAGCAGTGGCAGTTCCCGGCTGTTGCTCgagtcctgctcctgctcttcgGGCTCTGCTGGTGGCTCAGGAAAAGGAGCCGTCAGCCAGCCAGCAGTAGCAAGGAGGCGGctaaggaggaggaagaagtaaaTTCCTGTGTTGCAGTGGATGTGGGCAGAATTTCGCTCAAGCGCCTCCTGGACCTGCCAGAATCGTTCATGATGGTGGATAAGATGGTGGATGAACTTCTCCATATGTGCCAAACGCTTTCCAGGAATAGTTTTATGCCGCGACTGAAGCCAGCTGTCGTTTTGAGAAGCGCCTTAGAAGGTTGGAGTCTCTGTAAGGATGATGCTGCCTACAACCTGCTCGTGCCCCTGAACCCGCCCCGTGGGCACTCCTTCCACCTGGAGTTGGGCAACAGGGGGGAGAGTCCAGCGAGGAACTCCAGGCTCCGCGTGGAGCTGGAGTGCACCTGCACGAGGGAGCAGCTGGTGGAGGACATGCTGTGCTTCCTGCACCACCCCgaggagaagctgaggaaaAATCAGAGTCCCAGCCTCCTAGGCACCCTCTGCACCGGCCCCTACCTAGACATGGAGAAAACCACCCGCTGGTTCCAGTTCTTGGTAAAAGCATCCTGGAAGCTTTTGCCTCAGTCGAGACACCACCGCTTAACCGTGCTGCCCTCCAGGCGCTCCTGCAAGCTCCGGCTGACGAACGCTTCCAATAGTCCCCTGCTGATTGTGATGACATTTGTGGTGCAGCAAGATGGCTTGGACACCTTGCTGAGCGTCGAGTAG